A window from Anser cygnoides isolate HZ-2024a breed goose chromosome 1, Taihu_goose_T2T_genome, whole genome shotgun sequence encodes these proteins:
- the ASB13 gene encoding ankyrin repeat and SOCS box protein 13 has translation MESPVGSGSLRGDISFWADRTPVHEAARRGEILQLQQLIESGACVNAVTYDSITPLHEASLRGQTQCVKLLLAAGAQVDARNIDGSTPLCDACASGSIECVKVLLSHGAKVNPPLYTASPLHEACMNGSSECVQLLIDVGANLEAHDCHFGTPLHVACAREHLDCVKLLLKAGANVNAAKLHETALHHAAKVKNVDLVEMLIEFGGNIYARDNRGKKPSDYTWSSSPTAKCFEYYEKTPLSLSQLCRVTVRKAAGQRALEKIAKLNIPQRLIQYLSYN, from the exons atgGAGAGCCCCGTGGGCAGCGGCTCCCTGCGGGGCGACATCA gcttctGGGCCGACCGGACGCCGGTTCACGAAGCGGCCAGGCGGGGAGAgatcctgcagctgcagcagctgataGAGAGCGGCGCCTGCGTCAACGCGGTCACCTACGACTCCATCACCCCGCTGCACGAGGCGAGCCTGCGGGGGCAAACGCAGTGCGTCAAGCTCCTGCTGGCCGCGGGAGCCCAG GTGGATGCCAGGAATATCGACGGCAGCACCCCGCTCTGCGACGCCTGTGCCTCGGGGAGCATCGAGTGCGTCAAAGTGCTGCTGTCGCACGGTGCCAAGGTGAACCCTCCCCTCTACACAGCGTCCCCTCTCCACGAAGCCTGCATGAACG GTAGCTCAGAGTGCGTGCAGCTCCTCATCGACGTCGGTGCCAACTTGGAGGCCCACGACTGCCATTTCGGGACGCCCCTACACGTGGCCTGCGCCAGGGAGCATCTGGACTGCGTGAAGTTGCTGCTCAAGGCAG GGGCAAACGTGAATGCTGCTAAGCTCCACGAGACGGCCCTTCACCACGCAGCCAAAGTGAAAAACGTGGATCTGGTGGAAATGCTGATTGAATTTGGAGGAAACATCTACGCGAGGGACAACCGAGGGAAGAAGCCATCGGATTATACCTGGAGCAGCAGTCCCACAGCAAAGTGCTTCGAGTACTACGAAA aAACGCCCCTGAGCTTGTCGCAGCTCTGCAGAGTTACAGTGAGGAAGGCTGCCGGGCAGCGGGCGCTGGAGAAGATTGCCAAGCTAAACATCCCTCAGCGGTTGATCCAGTACCTGTCCTACAACTGA